In Actinoplanes octamycinicus, the genomic window AAGCGGGCGGCGAGACTGGCCGGCGACGGCCTCGCCGTCGCCCTGAGCTGGGCGGCACTGAGCTGGGATGCCGCGGAGAGCGAACAGGAGACGCTGGAGGCGATCGTCGCGGCCGCCGTGGAGATCGTTCCCGGCGCGCAGTCCGCGGGTCTCGTGGTCCGCCGTCATCGCCGGCTCACTCCCGGCGCGGCCACCGACGAGGCGGCCCGGTGGCTGGACCAGGTGCAGTGCGACAGCGGCCGCGGCCCGTGCCGGGACGCGGTGCGGCAGCAGCGCGGCATCCGGCTGGCCGACATCGCCGGCGCGCAGCGGTGGCCCGAGGTCGAGGCCCGGGCCGCCACGCTCGGCGTGCACAGCCTGCTCGTGCTGCCGCTCGAGGTGGAACGCGGCACGCTGGGCGCGCTCACCCTGTCCTCCCGGCACCCGGGCGCCTTCGACGCCGCCGGGGAGCACGTGGCGACGTTGTTCGCCGTGCACGCGGCCGTCGCCATGTCGAGCGCCCAGCACCAGGAGCAGCTCGGCCAGGCGGTCCAGGTGCGCGACACGGTCGGCCAGGCCAAGGGCATTCTGATGGAA contains:
- a CDS encoding GAF and ANTAR domain-containing protein, translated to MQHSQPRGTPSSKRAARLAGDGLAVALSWAALSWDAAESEQETLEAIVAAAVEIVPGAQSAGLVVRRHRRLTPGAATDEAARWLDQVQCDSGRGPCRDAVRQQRGIRLADIAGAQRWPEVEARAATLGVHSLLVLPLEVERGTLGALTLSSRHPGAFDAAGEHVATLFAVHAAVAMSSAQHQEQLGQAVQVRDTVGQAKGILMERFGLTADQAFGLLVRTSQHCERPLLQVARELAETIEPGPLNQRRRTGS